Proteins encoded together in one Lathyrus oleraceus cultivar Zhongwan6 chromosome 5, CAAS_Psat_ZW6_1.0, whole genome shotgun sequence window:
- the LOC127084451 gene encoding protein NUCLEAR FUSION DEFECTIVE 4 — protein sequence MPSSTLQWLSLVAIIWLQVINGTNTNFPAYSSQLKQLLSISQVELNNLAFASDAGKLFGWFSGLAAIYLPLWLVLIIGSFLGLIGYGLQYLFITNQISYLSYWHVFFLTFLAGNSICWINTVCYVVAIRNFLSNRQVAVGLTTSYQGLSAKIYTNIVDVVSSHNKAKTFLLLNSIVPVVVCFILAPIVRENEVKNSKHSSVVFALMFVITITTGIYAVISSLPIFTNKISSLGVLIGILVSLLLPLLLPISVKIKELVESLHKKRESLRIYHFTMEENIDKESYVKESEDSCEVEDGCVMEEIGVKLMLKRMNFWLYFFVYFFGATIGLVFLNNLGQIAESRGCSATSYLVSLSSSFGFFGRLIPSLLDYFYRGKCTISRPVTMAGVMAPTAGAFFLLLNKTDIALYISTAVIGVSTGAITSTAISTTTELFGTNNFSVNHNVVVANIPIGSFLFGYSAALIYRNQGNGDGKCMGVECFSNTFIIWGSFCCFGTFLALILYFRTRKFYSQNH from the exons ATGCCTTCTTCTACTCTTCAATGGCTTAGCCTAGTTGCCATCATTTGGCTCCAAGTCATAAATGGAACAAACACTAATTTCCCAGCTTATTCTTCCCAGCTAAAACAACTTCTCTCCATTTCACAAGTTGAACTCAATAACCTTGCTTTTGCATCCGATGCTGGTAAACTTTTTGGTTGGTTTTCCGGGCTCGCTGCTATTTACCTCCCTCTCTGGCTCGTCCTTATCATCGGTTCGTTTCTCGGACTAATCGGTTATGGTCTACAATATCTCTTCATAACCAACCAAATTTCTTATCTATCATACTGGCATGTGTTCTTCCTAACATTTCTTGCTGGCAATAGCATTTGTTGGATCAACACTGTCTGTTATGTTGTCGCCATACGAAACTTTCTATCCAATCGCCAAGTCGCTGTCGGATTAACAACTAGTTATCAAGGATTAAGTGCAAAGATTTATACAAACATTGTTGATGTTGTTTCTTCACACAATAAAGCTAAAACTTTTCTTTTATTGAACTCTATAGTACCTGTGGTTGTTTGCTTCATATTAGCTCCTATAGTAAGAGAAAATGaagtcaaaaattcaaagcaTTCTAGTGTTGTTTTTGCTTTGATGTTTGTTATCACAATTACCACCGGAATATATGCAGTGATTAGCAGCTTGCCAATTTTCACAAACAAAATTTCCTCACTTGGTGTCCTTATTGGTATTCTAGTATCTCTTCTCTTACCTCTTTTACTTCCAATTTCTGTGAAGATCAAGGAACTAGTTGAATCATTGCACAAAAAAAGAGAAAGTCTAAGAATCTACCATTTTACCATGGAGGAGAATATTGATAAAGAGAGTTATGTGAAAGAGAGTGAAGATAGTTGTGAAGTTGAAGATGGTTGTGTTATGGAAGAAATAGGTGTGAAGTTAATGTTGAAAAGAATGAATTTCTGGTTATATTTCTTTGTGTATTTTTTTGGTGCAACAATTGGTTTAGTATTTCTGAACAATTTGGGACAAATAGCTGAATCAAGAGGTTGTTCTGCTACTTCCTATTTGGTGTCTTTGTCTTCTTCTTTTGGATTCTTTGGTCGTCTCATTCCATCTCTTCTAGATTACTTCTACAG AGGAAAGTGTACAATTTCAAGACCTGTCACAATGGCGGGAGTAATGGCACCAACAGCAGGTGCATTCTTCTTGCTTCTCAACAAAACAGACATTGCTCTTTACATAAGCACAGCTGTGATTGGAGTCTCCACTGGAGCAATCACTTCCACTGCTATTTCAACAACAACTGAACTTTTTGGAACTAACAATTTCTCTGTAAATCATAATGTGGTTGTGGCTAATATTCCTATTGGATCTTTTCTATTTGGTTACTCAGCAGCACTTATCTACCGTAACCAAGGAAATGGAGATGGAAAATGCATGGGCGTGGAATGTTTTAGCAACACTTTTATCATTTGGGGTTCCTTTTGTTGCTTTGGAACTTTTTTGGCTTTGATTCTTTATTTTAGGACTCGCAAGTTTTACTCACAAAATCATTAG